A region of the Cytobacillus luteolus genome:
GTGCGGTTAGTGTAACTGGGTTATCTACTGTTTCAATTGCAGATACCTTTAGTGTACAAGGGGTATTTATTTTAGCATTTGTCTTACAATTTGGCGGGATTGGGATTATGACCCTTGGAACGTTTATATACCTAGTCATCGGAAGAAAGATTGGATTAAGAGAACGAAGGTTAATCCAAGTTGATCAAAACCAGTCAAATTTATCAGGATTAGTTAAACTACTAAAGTCTATTATCGTAATTATTTTGTTAATAGAAGCCATTGGTACTTTGATACTTGGTACATACTTCAAAAAATACTATCCAACGTGGGAAGAGGCTTTTTATCAAGGTTTTTTTGCATCTGTGAGTGCGACAACCAATGGAGGATTCGATATTACGGGAGCCTCAATGATTCCGTTCGCAAATGATTATTTTGTTCAATTTATAACAATCATCTTAATTACACTGGGAGCAATAGGGTTCCCTGTTCTAATAGAGGTAAAGGATTTTCTTAGTCAAAAAAATGGTCGCTTTCGTTTTACTCTTTTCACAAAGTTAACGACGATTACATTTTTGGGGTTAATCGTAAGCGGAACATTGCTTATTCTTATCTTGGAATTTAATCATTTCTTTGCAGGTAGATCGTGGCACGAATCCTTTTTCTATGCACTGTTTCAATCAGTGACAACAAGAAGCGGCGGGTTAGCTACGATGGATGTAAGTGAATTTACTCTTCCGACTCTTCTTGTGATTTGTGGATTGATGTTCATAGGTGCTTCACCAAGTTCAGTCGGAGGTGGAATTCGCACAACCACCTTTGCCTTAAATTTGTTATTTCTGTTTCATTTTGCAAGAGGTAAGAAATCAATCAAAATATTCAAACGTGAATTACATGAGGATGATATTATTAAGTCATTAGTTGTAACGATGATGGCATTTATTATTTGTTCAGTT
Encoded here:
- a CDS encoding TrkH family potassium uptake protein, yielding MFKKVLKFLHTLTPAQLIVTFYFIAVSVAVALISLPIAHKPGVDLSFMDALFTAASAVSVTGLSTVSIADTFSVQGVFILAFVLQFGGIGIMTLGTFIYLVIGRKIGLRERRLIQVDQNQSNLSGLVKLLKSIIVIILLIEAIGTLILGTYFKKYYPTWEEAFYQGFFASVSATTNGGFDITGASMIPFANDYFVQFITIILITLGAIGFPVLIEVKDFLSQKNGRFRFTLFTKLTTITFLGLIVSGTLLILILEFNHFFAGRSWHESFFYALFQSVTTRSGGLATMDVSEFTLPTLLVICGLMFIGASPSSVGGGIRTTTFALNLLFLFHFARGKKSIKIFKRELHEDDIIKSLVVTMMAFIICSVSIIILSITEHNHSLIEIVFEVCSAFGTVGLSMGITPDLSIIGKCLIILNMFIGRVGILTFLFLLGTKGAEVNYHYPKERVIIG